In Thauera aromatica K172, one DNA window encodes the following:
- a CDS encoding response regulator transcription factor, with translation MRILLAEDDPVIADGICRALRRGGCAVDHVGDGLDADAAVSSQAYDLLILDLGLPRLNGIEVLKRLRARKSVQPVLILTAQDGVDDRVRGLDAGADDYLTKPFALPELEARVRALSRRGTGQPRCIEVGRLSYDQADRVVKIDGQVVDLSAREIGLLEVFLLRVGRLVSKDQLVDHLCGWGEEVSSNAIEVYVHRLRKKLEDSGIRIVTVRGLGYCLENPDAGAAAKA, from the coding sequence ATGCGCATCTTGTTGGCAGAGGACGATCCGGTCATCGCCGACGGCATCTGCCGCGCGTTGCGCCGTGGCGGCTGTGCCGTCGATCACGTGGGCGACGGGCTCGATGCGGATGCGGCAGTCAGCTCGCAGGCCTACGACCTGCTGATCCTCGATCTGGGCCTGCCGCGGCTGAACGGGATCGAAGTGCTCAAGCGCCTGCGCGCGCGCAAGTCGGTTCAGCCGGTGCTGATCCTGACGGCCCAGGACGGCGTCGATGACCGCGTGCGCGGGCTCGATGCCGGCGCCGACGACTATCTGACCAAGCCTTTCGCGCTGCCCGAGCTGGAGGCGCGGGTGCGCGCGCTGAGCCGCCGGGGCACGGGGCAGCCGCGCTGCATCGAGGTCGGCCGGCTCAGCTACGACCAGGCCGACCGTGTGGTCAAGATCGACGGCCAGGTGGTGGACCTGTCGGCACGCGAGATCGGCCTGCTCGAAGTCTTTTTGCTGCGGGTGGGGCGGCTGGTGAGCAAGGACCAGCTCGTCGACCACTTGTGCGGCTGGGGTGAGGAAGTGTCGAGCAACGCGATCGAGGTCTATGTCCATCGCCTGCGCAAGAAGCTCGAGGACAGCGGGATCCGGATCGTCACCGTGCGCGGCCTGGGCTACTGCCTGGAAAACCCCGATGCTGGCGCGGCGGCGAAAGCCTGA
- a CDS encoding sensor histidine kinase N-terminal domain-containing protein, with protein sequence MLARRRKPERVAGGGRKRTAPNSLFGEILDWMLAPLLFLWPISIIVTHNVADNIANQPYDLALADSVRALARLVVVENGEVVVHFPAPPRALFRADQDDAVYYQVASHGGSILTGDVEIGRPPLPETLYGEEVLFRDEVIHGEEARVAYRFLRPEPDERDLLVLVQVAETRNKRTDLASKVVTGVLLPQFAIIPLAVVLVWVGLTRGIAPLSRLQSMIRRRRPTDLSPIAPASVPEEVRPLIIAFNDMMARLEENLQAQQRFIADAAHQMRTPLTGLKMQTDLALYETDPEQLHQSLEHIAESTDRAAHLINQLLSLARAEASFEKLYAVEPVDLEAVVRTVALELYPRARAKQIDLGVEGGQHLLVEGNQVLLREMVKNLVDNAIKYTPRGGRVTARTRFAGAPILEVEDSGVGIAEADRERVFERFYRVLGSGEDGSGLGLPIVQEIAELHRAVVTLDASPGGRGTLARVVFPRSQLQPPPPVHGDFA encoded by the coding sequence ATGCTGGCGCGGCGGCGAAAGCCTGAACGCGTTGCCGGCGGCGGGCGCAAGAGGACAGCGCCGAACTCGCTGTTCGGCGAGATCCTCGACTGGATGCTCGCGCCGCTGCTGTTCCTGTGGCCGATCTCGATCATCGTCACCCACAACGTCGCCGACAACATCGCCAATCAGCCCTATGACCTCGCCCTGGCCGACAGCGTGCGTGCGCTGGCGCGGCTGGTGGTCGTCGAGAACGGTGAAGTGGTGGTCCATTTTCCGGCGCCGCCGCGGGCGCTGTTCCGCGCCGACCAGGACGACGCGGTGTATTACCAGGTCGCCAGCCACGGCGGCTCGATCCTTACCGGCGACGTCGAAATCGGCCGCCCGCCCTTGCCGGAAACGCTCTACGGCGAAGAAGTCCTGTTCCGCGATGAAGTAATCCACGGCGAGGAGGCGCGGGTCGCCTACCGCTTTCTGCGCCCCGAGCCGGACGAGCGCGACCTGTTGGTGCTGGTGCAGGTCGCGGAAACCCGCAACAAGCGCACCGATCTCGCCTCGAAGGTGGTGACCGGTGTGCTCCTGCCCCAGTTCGCCATCATTCCGCTCGCGGTCGTGCTGGTGTGGGTCGGGCTCACGCGCGGCATCGCGCCCCTGAGCCGACTGCAGAGCATGATCCGGCGCCGGCGTCCGACCGACCTGTCGCCGATCGCGCCGGCCAGCGTGCCCGAGGAGGTCCGCCCGCTGATCATCGCCTTCAACGACATGATGGCGCGCCTGGAAGAGAACCTGCAGGCCCAGCAGCGTTTCATCGCCGACGCCGCACACCAGATGCGCACCCCCCTGACCGGGCTGAAGATGCAGACTGATCTGGCGCTGTACGAAACCGACCCGGAACAGCTGCACCAGTCGCTCGAACACATCGCCGAAAGCACCGACCGCGCCGCCCACCTGATCAACCAGCTTCTGTCCCTGGCACGTGCCGAGGCCAGTTTCGAGAAGCTGTATGCGGTCGAGCCGGTCGACCTGGAAGCCGTGGTGCGCACGGTGGCGCTCGAGCTCTACCCGCGCGCGCGGGCCAAGCAGATCGACCTCGGCGTCGAAGGGGGGCAGCACCTGCTGGTCGAAGGCAACCAGGTCCTGCTGCGGGAAATGGTCAAGAACCTGGTCGACAACGCAATCAAGTACACCCCGCGCGGCGGCCGCGTGACCGCGCGCACGCGCTTCGCGGGAGCGCCTATCCTCGAAGTCGAGGACTCCGGGGTCGGGATCGCGGAGGCGGACCGCGAGCGCGTGTTCGAGCGTTTCTACCGGGTGCTCGGCAGCGGCGAGGACGGCTCGGGCCTGGGGCTGCCGATCGTGCAGGAAATTGCCGAGTTGCACCGTGCGGTGGTGACCCTCGACGCCAGCCCCGGCGGGCGGGGCACGCTTGCGCGGGTCGTCTTCCCGCGCAGCCAGTTGCAGCCGCCACCGCCGGTGCATGGCGATTTCGCGTGA
- a CDS encoding type II toxin-antitoxin system Phd/YefM family antitoxin, which produces MAHLILAETTASVSELKKNPMGTVAAGEGMPVAILNRNAPAFYCVPAKAYEALMDRLEDLELNALADVRAGQRVTRVMLDEL; this is translated from the coding sequence ATGGCGCACCTGATTCTGGCGGAAACCACCGCGAGCGTTTCCGAGCTGAAGAAGAACCCCATGGGTACGGTTGCAGCCGGCGAGGGGATGCCGGTGGCCATTCTGAATCGCAACGCGCCAGCCTTCTATTGCGTTCCCGCAAAGGCGTACGAAGCGCTGATGGACCGCCTCGAGGATTTGGAGCTGAATGCCCTTGCCGACGTCCGTGCCGGCCAGCGCGTCACCAGGGTCATGCTCGATGAGCTATGA
- a CDS encoding type II toxin-antitoxin system RelE family toxin: MSYELGFVDEVLAEWRKLDGSVREQFKKKLAERLDTPRVPAAKLSGHPDRYKIKLCSVGYRLVYEVRDQQLIVVVIAVGKRDRNAVYKAAGVR, encoded by the coding sequence ATGAGCTATGAGCTCGGGTTCGTCGATGAGGTCCTGGCTGAGTGGCGAAAACTCGATGGCAGCGTCCGAGAGCAGTTCAAGAAGAAGCTTGCCGAGCGCCTGGACACGCCGCGTGTGCCGGCAGCAAAACTCAGTGGGCATCCGGACCGCTACAAAATCAAGCTTTGCAGTGTTGGCTACCGCCTGGTCTATGAGGTGCGGGACCAGCAACTGATTGTGGTCGTCATTGCGGTGGGGAAGCGGGACCGCAATGCGGTGTACAAGGCGGCGGGCGTACGCTGA
- a CDS encoding Bcr/CflA family efflux MFS transporter yields the protein MMNAASTQRARTLLIANLLGQMAFGLLAMTISIPSMQEWGAIFGSSQSNVQLTFSAYLLAFGGLQLVYGPLSDQFGRKRMLLAGLSLAGVGSVLAALAPDLATLTAARVLQGAGSAAGMVVGRAMVQDLFHGPERTRVMAYVGMVMGLCPPLATIVGGQLHVRLGWQANFVLIAVLAAVLLLAAWRGLPAPHKPVAGRPHWFVNMLSSYSRLLREPVFLLYVAILSMTTATFYAFLGGAPIVLGSYGVGPEGIGYYIMCIPAAYIVGNYLTTHLVHRAREGLIMGLGQMFTVGGIGLMLALGLAGLNTPLALALPLLLLGLGHGFLMPSTLAGTVGVLPALAGSAAAVAGVLQQLMGAVGSYAVGLFPHHGVVNLGVLMMAFTLCAAAAQVLMHRRRPASATG from the coding sequence ATGATGAACGCCGCTTCGACGCAACGTGCCCGCACCCTGTTGATCGCCAATTTGTTGGGACAGATGGCTTTCGGCCTGCTGGCGATGACGATTTCCATCCCCTCGATGCAGGAGTGGGGGGCGATCTTCGGGTCGAGCCAGTCGAATGTCCAGCTTACCTTCAGCGCGTATCTGCTCGCGTTCGGTGGCCTGCAGCTGGTCTATGGGCCGCTGTCGGACCAGTTTGGGCGGAAAAGAATGCTGTTGGCGGGGTTGTCGCTGGCGGGCGTCGGTTCGGTCCTGGCTGCCCTGGCGCCTGACCTGGCAACCCTGACTGCGGCACGCGTGCTGCAGGGTGCGGGCAGTGCGGCAGGAATGGTGGTGGGCAGGGCGATGGTCCAGGATCTGTTCCACGGGCCGGAGCGCACCCGGGTGATGGCCTACGTCGGCATGGTGATGGGCCTGTGCCCGCCGCTGGCCACCATCGTCGGCGGGCAACTCCATGTGCGTCTGGGCTGGCAGGCCAATTTCGTGCTCATCGCCGTTCTTGCCGCTGTCCTGCTGTTGGCGGCCTGGCGCGGCCTGCCCGCTCCGCACAAGCCGGTTGCGGGCCGTCCGCACTGGTTCGTGAATATGCTTTCATCGTACTCACGCCTGCTCCGGGAGCCGGTCTTCCTGCTCTATGTGGCGATCCTGTCGATGACTACCGCTACGTTCTATGCCTTTCTCGGCGGCGCGCCGATCGTCCTCGGCAGCTACGGTGTCGGTCCCGAAGGCATCGGTTACTACATCATGTGCATACCGGCGGCGTACATCGTTGGCAATTACCTGACCACGCATCTGGTGCATCGGGCGCGGGAGGGGCTGATCATGGGGCTCGGCCAGATGTTCACGGTGGGCGGCATCGGCCTGATGCTTGCGCTCGGGCTGGCCGGGCTGAATACGCCGCTGGCCCTCGCCCTGCCGCTGCTGCTGCTGGGCCTGGGACATGGCTTTCTGATGCCGTCGACGCTCGCCGGCACGGTTGGCGTGCTGCCGGCGCTGGCCGGTTCGGCCGCGGCCGTGGCCGGTGTGCTGCAGCAACTGATGGGGGCGGTGGGCAGCTATGCGGTGGGGCTGTTCCCGCATCACGGAGTGGTGAATCTGGGGGTGCTGATGATGGCCTTTACCCTGTGCGCGGCGGCGGCGCAGGTGCTGATGCATCGCCGCCGTCCGGCAAGCGCAACCGGATAG
- the hemA gene encoding glutamyl-tRNA reductase, whose protein sequence is MQLYALGLNHHTAPLAIRERVAFQPEHLQQALHGLAHADSVREAAILSTCNRTELYFAAEQPQRVADWLAHFHHVSLNEVSPYLYAYPQRDAIRHVFRVASGLDSMVIGEPQILGQVKDAARFAEQAGTLGVLLHKLFQSTFAVAKEVRSTTAIGANTVSMAAAAVHLTERIFGRVSDQHVLFIGAGEMIELCAAHFGGACPKSMTVANRTEERAQALASRFGARTLRIDQIGEALARFDVVVSCTAAPLPLVGLGMVERAVKARRHRPMVMVDLAVPRDIEPEIAELDDVFLYTVDDLAQVVEAGMESRQQAVVEAEQIIDSRVDGFLHWMAARGSVPTIRALREHAEALRQAELERALRLLAKGEEPQRVLDALSHGLTNKLMHGPTRFLNQADETRKAEAGRLVEQLFNLPSHG, encoded by the coding sequence ATGCAACTCTACGCTCTGGGTCTGAATCATCACACGGCGCCGCTCGCGATCCGCGAACGGGTCGCGTTTCAGCCTGAGCATCTGCAGCAGGCCCTGCACGGCCTCGCTCATGCCGACTCGGTGCGCGAAGCGGCGATCCTGTCGACCTGCAACCGCACCGAGCTTTACTTCGCCGCCGAGCAGCCCCAGCGCGTCGCCGACTGGCTGGCGCACTTTCACCACGTCTCGCTGAACGAAGTCTCGCCCTACCTGTACGCCTACCCGCAGCGTGACGCGATCCGCCACGTCTTCCGCGTCGCCAGCGGGCTCGATTCGATGGTCATCGGCGAGCCGCAGATCCTGGGCCAGGTCAAGGATGCGGCGCGCTTCGCGGAACAGGCCGGGACCCTGGGCGTGCTGCTGCACAAGCTGTTCCAGAGCACGTTCGCGGTGGCCAAGGAAGTGCGCTCGACGACCGCGATCGGCGCCAATACGGTGTCGATGGCGGCCGCGGCGGTGCACCTGACCGAGCGTATTTTCGGCCGTGTCTCCGATCAGCACGTGCTGTTCATCGGCGCAGGCGAGATGATCGAACTCTGTGCGGCGCACTTTGGCGGCGCCTGTCCGAAGTCGATGACCGTCGCCAACCGCACCGAGGAGCGCGCCCAGGCCCTGGCTTCGCGCTTCGGCGCGCGCACCTTGCGCATCGACCAGATCGGCGAGGCCCTGGCGCGCTTCGACGTAGTCGTGTCCTGCACCGCCGCGCCTCTCCCCCTGGTCGGTCTGGGCATGGTCGAGCGCGCGGTGAAGGCACGCCGCCACCGGCCGATGGTGATGGTCGATCTGGCCGTGCCGCGCGACATCGAGCCCGAGATCGCCGAGCTCGACGACGTCTTCCTGTACACCGTGGACGATCTCGCGCAGGTCGTCGAAGCGGGGATGGAGTCGCGCCAGCAGGCGGTGGTCGAGGCCGAGCAGATCATCGACTCGCGGGTCGACGGCTTCCTGCACTGGATGGCGGCGCGCGGCAGCGTGCCGACCATCCGCGCGCTGCGCGAACATGCCGAAGCCCTGCGCCAGGCCGAGCTCGAGCGCGCCCTGCGCCTGCTGGCGAAGGGCGAGGAGCCGCAGCGCGTGCTCGACGCCCTCTCGCACGGCCTCACCAACAAGCTCATGCACGGCCCCACGCGCTTCCTGAACCAGGCCGACGAGACCCGCAAGGCCGAGGCCGGGCGGCTCGTCGAGCAGCTGTTCAACCTGCCGTCCCACGGCTAG
- the prfA gene encoding peptide chain release factor 1: MKRSIRDKLEHLVRRLDELDRTLAAGETANDMKRFRELSQERAEVEPVVALYRACAQAEADCATARELLDDAEMRELGEQELAAGEARIVELEEALQRALLPRDPNDERNLFLEIRAGTGGDEAALFAGDLLRMYSRYAERQRWKVEIVSASESDLGGYKEVIARIAGAGAYSKLKFESGGHRVQRVPVTETQGRIHTSACTVAVLPEADEVEAVNINPADLRIDTFRASGAGGQHINKTDSAVRITHLPSGIVVECQDDRSQHRNKAQALAVLAARLHDAEARARQSAEAAQRKSLIGSGDRSERIRTYNFPQGRVTDHRINLTLYKLDAVMQGELDELVDALILEHQAELLAALAGDGA; the protein is encoded by the coding sequence ATGAAGCGAAGCATCCGCGACAAACTCGAACACCTCGTCCGCCGCCTCGACGAACTCGATCGCACACTCGCGGCCGGGGAAACGGCGAACGACATGAAACGGTTCCGCGAACTGTCGCAGGAGCGCGCCGAAGTCGAACCGGTGGTCGCCCTGTACCGGGCTTGCGCGCAGGCGGAGGCCGACTGCGCGACGGCGCGCGAGCTGCTCGACGATGCCGAGATGCGCGAGCTCGGCGAGCAGGAGCTGGCCGCCGGTGAAGCGCGCATCGTCGAGTTGGAGGAGGCGCTGCAGCGCGCGCTGCTGCCGCGCGACCCCAATGACGAGCGCAACCTTTTCCTCGAGATCCGGGCCGGTACCGGGGGCGACGAGGCGGCGCTGTTCGCCGGCGATCTGCTGCGCATGTACAGCCGCTATGCCGAGCGCCAGCGCTGGAAGGTGGAGATCGTGTCGGCGAGCGAGTCCGACCTCGGCGGCTACAAGGAAGTGATCGCCCGCATTGCCGGCGCGGGCGCCTATTCGAAGCTGAAGTTCGAGTCCGGCGGCCACCGCGTCCAGCGCGTGCCGGTGACCGAAACCCAGGGCCGCATCCACACTTCGGCGTGCACGGTGGCGGTACTGCCCGAAGCGGACGAAGTCGAGGCGGTGAACATCAACCCGGCGGATCTGCGCATCGATACTTTCCGCGCTTCGGGTGCCGGCGGCCAGCACATCAACAAGACCGATTCGGCGGTGCGCATCACCCATCTCCCGAGCGGCATCGTCGTCGAGTGCCAGGACGATCGTTCGCAGCACCGCAACAAGGCGCAGGCGCTGGCGGTGCTGGCCGCGCGCCTGCACGATGCCGAAGCGCGTGCGCGGCAAAGCGCCGAAGCGGCACAGCGCAAGAGCCTGATCGGCAGCGGAGACCGCTCCGAGCGCATCCGCACCTACAATTTTCCCCAGGGCCGGGTCACCGATCACCGCATCAACCTGACCTTGTACAAGCTCGATGCGGTGATGCAGGGCGAGCTCGACGAACTCGTCGACGCCCTGATCCTGGAGCACCAGGCCGAACTGCTGGCTGCGCTGGCGGGGGACGGCGCATGA
- the prmC gene encoding peptide chain release factor N(5)-glutamine methyltransferase, whose translation MSAASSGAALPPAAAPDIAAALAWARTHIEPLDARVLLRHVLQCSGARLAAYPEQRLAASEWAAYRGLVERRTAGEPVAYLTGTREFYGREFLVTPAVLIPRPETELLVELALAHCAARRGVRVLDLGTGSGALAVTLALELDAPDVVAVDRSREALQVAMANAARLGASACFVLSDWFAALGEERFGLIVANPPYVAAGDPHLAQGDVRFEPVTALAAGPAGFDDLAAIVGAAPRWLEDGGWLFLEHGYDQAAAVRSLLLDAGFGAIASWKDLAGLERVSGGRWPGRK comes from the coding sequence ATGAGCGCGGCTTCATCCGGCGCCGCCCTGCCGCCCGCGGCGGCGCCCGACATCGCCGCGGCGCTGGCCTGGGCGCGCACGCACATTGAACCGCTCGATGCCCGCGTGCTGCTGCGCCATGTGCTGCAGTGTTCGGGGGCGCGCCTGGCCGCCTATCCCGAGCAGCGCCTGGCCGCTTCCGAGTGGGCGGCGTACCGCGGCCTGGTCGAGCGTCGCACGGCGGGAGAACCGGTGGCTTACCTCACCGGTACGCGCGAGTTTTACGGGCGGGAATTCCTCGTCACCCCCGCGGTGCTGATTCCGCGCCCGGAGACCGAGCTGCTGGTCGAACTCGCCCTTGCCCATTGCGCGGCGCGGCGCGGCGTGCGCGTGCTCGACCTGGGGACGGGCAGCGGGGCGCTGGCGGTGACGCTTGCGCTCGAACTCGATGCGCCCGACGTGGTGGCCGTCGACCGTTCGCGCGAGGCGCTCCAGGTGGCGATGGCCAATGCCGCGCGGCTCGGCGCCAGCGCCTGCTTCGTCCTCAGCGACTGGTTCGCGGCGCTGGGCGAGGAGCGCTTCGGACTCATCGTCGCCAACCCGCCCTACGTGGCGGCGGGCGATCCGCACCTGGCGCAGGGCGACGTGCGCTTCGAGCCGGTGACGGCGCTCGCCGCCGGGCCGGCGGGGTTCGACGACCTGGCCGCGATCGTGGGCGCCGCGCCGCGCTGGCTGGAGGACGGCGGCTGGTTGTTCCTCGAGCATGGCTACGATCAGGCGGCGGCGGTGCGCAGCCTGCTGCTCGATGCCGGTTTCGGCGCGATCGCTTCGTGGAAGGATCTGGCCGGCCTCGAGCGCGTCTCGGGCGGGCGCTGGCCCGGGCGTAAATGA
- the aspS gene encoding aspartate--tRNA ligase has product MRTHYCGKVTATDLDQIVTICGWVHRRRDHGGVIFIDLRDREGLVQVVCDPDRAEMFKIAESVRSEFVLKMSGKVRRRPAGTENANLTSGEIEVLCHDIEVLNAAATPPFQLDDENLSETVRLTHRVIDLRRPQMQKNLMLRYKTTMAFRRFLDGAGFIDVETPMLTKSTPEGARDYLVPSRVHPGQFFALPQSPQLFKQLLMVAGYDRYYQIVKCFRDEDLRADRQPEFTQVDLETSFMDEHQITALVEEMIRYVFKEALQVELPAPFPRMTYAEAMRRYGSDKPDLRVTLELTDVTDAVQDVAFKVFSGPATSGGRVAAMRVPGGNSLSRGEIDEYTKFVAIYGAKGLAYIKVNDATQPNEAGLQSPIVKNLHEKALATILERTGAQSGDLIFFGADKTKVVNDAMGALRTKLGHEKGYVTGEAWRPLWVVDFPMFEYDEDDKRWTACHHPFTSPKDEHVELLESNPGECLAKAYDLALNGWEIGGGSVRIHRADVQARVFEALAIGPEEQQAKFGFLLDALKYGAPPHGGLAFGLDRIVTMMTGAESIRDVIAFPKTQRAQCLLTDAPGDVDEKQLRELHIRLRQKVETQVEVGRS; this is encoded by the coding sequence ATGCGAACCCATTACTGCGGAAAAGTCACCGCCACCGACCTCGATCAGATCGTCACCATTTGCGGCTGGGTGCATCGCCGCCGCGACCACGGCGGCGTCATCTTCATCGACCTGCGCGACCGCGAGGGCCTGGTCCAGGTGGTGTGCGACCCCGACCGTGCCGAGATGTTCAAGATCGCCGAATCGGTGCGCAGCGAGTTCGTGCTGAAGATGAGCGGCAAGGTCCGCCGCCGCCCGGCCGGCACCGAAAACGCCAACCTGACCTCGGGCGAGATCGAGGTCCTGTGCCACGACATCGAGGTCCTCAACGCCGCCGCGACGCCGCCGTTCCAGCTCGACGACGAGAACCTGTCCGAGACCGTGCGCCTGACGCATCGCGTCATCGACCTGCGCCGTCCGCAGATGCAGAAGAACCTGATGCTGCGCTACAAGACCACGATGGCCTTCCGCCGCTTCCTCGACGGCGCCGGCTTCATCGACGTCGAGACGCCGATGCTGACCAAGAGCACGCCGGAAGGCGCGCGCGACTACCTGGTGCCCTCGCGCGTGCATCCGGGCCAGTTCTTCGCCCTGCCGCAGTCGCCCCAGCTGTTCAAGCAGCTCCTGATGGTGGCCGGCTACGACCGCTACTACCAGATCGTCAAGTGCTTCCGCGACGAGGACCTGCGCGCCGACCGCCAGCCCGAATTCACCCAGGTCGACCTCGAGACCTCGTTCATGGACGAGCACCAGATCACCGCTTTGGTCGAGGAGATGATCCGCTACGTGTTCAAGGAAGCGCTCCAGGTCGAACTGCCCGCGCCCTTCCCGCGCATGACCTACGCCGAGGCGATGCGCCGCTACGGCTCGGACAAGCCCGACCTGCGCGTCACCCTCGAACTCACCGATGTCACCGACGCGGTGCAGGACGTCGCCTTCAAGGTCTTCAGCGGCCCCGCCACCTCGGGCGGGCGCGTCGCCGCGATGCGCGTGCCCGGCGGCAACAGCCTGAGCCGCGGCGAAATCGACGAATACACCAAGTTCGTCGCCATCTACGGCGCCAAGGGCCTGGCCTACATCAAGGTCAACGACGCCACCCAGCCCAACGAAGCCGGCCTGCAGTCGCCGATCGTCAAGAACCTGCACGAGAAGGCGCTCGCCACCATCCTCGAGCGCACCGGCGCGCAGTCGGGCGACCTGATCTTCTTCGGCGCCGACAAGACCAAGGTGGTCAACGACGCCATGGGCGCGCTGCGCACCAAGCTCGGCCACGAGAAGGGCTACGTCACCGGCGAAGCCTGGCGCCCGCTGTGGGTGGTCGACTTCCCGATGTTCGAGTACGACGAGGACGACAAGCGCTGGACCGCCTGCCACCACCCCTTCACCAGCCCGAAGGACGAGCATGTCGAGCTGCTCGAATCCAACCCGGGCGAATGCCTCGCCAAGGCCTACGACCTCGCCCTCAACGGCTGGGAGATCGGCGGCGGCTCGGTGCGTATCCACCGCGCCGACGTGCAGGCGCGTGTGTTCGAGGCGCTCGCCATCGGCCCCGAGGAGCAGCAGGCCAAGTTCGGCTTCCTCCTCGATGCGCTCAAGTACGGCGCGCCCCCCCACGGCGGGCTGGCCTTCGGCCTCGATCGGATCGTCACCATGATGACCGGCGCCGAATCGATCCGCGACGTCATCGCTTTCCCCAAGACCCAGCGCGCCCAGTGCCTGCTGACCGATGCGCCGGGCGACGTCGACGAGAAGCAGCTGCGCGAACTGCATATCCGCCTGCGCCAGAAGGTCGAGACCCAGGTCGAAGTCGGCCGCAGCTGA
- a CDS encoding DUF502 domain-containing protein, protein MKKYFITGLLIWIPLAITFMVLAWIVGTLDAILLWLPNGFHPRDFIGLDIPGVGVLASLLIVFFTGLVAANVLGQKLVQLWEALLSRIPVVKSIYYSVKQVSDTVFSSTGQAFRKALLVQYPRQGAWTIAFLTGQPGGDAAYHLQGDYVSVYVPTTPNPTSGFFLMMPRADVIELEMSVDEALKYIISMGVVAPPLRRPASRAALLNE, encoded by the coding sequence TTGAAGAAATACTTCATCACCGGCCTGCTGATCTGGATTCCGCTGGCGATCACCTTCATGGTGCTGGCCTGGATCGTCGGCACGCTCGACGCGATCCTGCTGTGGCTGCCGAACGGTTTCCACCCGCGCGACTTCATCGGCCTCGACATCCCCGGCGTCGGCGTGCTGGCGAGCCTGCTGATCGTGTTCTTCACCGGCCTGGTCGCAGCCAACGTGCTCGGCCAGAAGCTGGTCCAGCTGTGGGAAGCGCTGCTGTCCCGGATCCCGGTGGTGAAGTCGATCTACTACAGCGTCAAGCAAGTCTCCGACACCGTTTTTTCCAGCACCGGCCAGGCCTTTCGCAAGGCCCTGCTGGTGCAGTACCCGCGCCAGGGCGCATGGACGATCGCCTTTCTCACCGGCCAGCCAGGCGGCGATGCGGCGTATCACCTGCAGGGCGACTACGTCAGCGTCTATGTGCCGACCACGCCCAATCCGACCTCGGGCTTCTTTTTGATGATGCCGCGGGCGGACGTCATCGAACTGGAGATGAGCGTCGATGAAGCGCTCAAGTACATCATCTCCATGGGAGTGGTCGCTCCCCCGCTGCGCCGGCCGGCCAGCCGGGCGGCCCTGCTCAACGAATGA
- a CDS encoding FmdB family zinc ribbon protein, with the protein MPIYEYRCPSCGFQKEHLQKMSDAPLSSCPSCGTEGYTKLLSAAGFQLKGSGWYATDFKGGAAPSAPAPAAAPPCAGGSGACACH; encoded by the coding sequence ATGCCCATTTATGAATATCGTTGCCCAAGCTGTGGTTTCCAGAAGGAACATCTGCAGAAAATGAGCGACGCACCGCTGTCCTCCTGTCCGTCCTGCGGCACCGAGGGGTACACCAAACTCCTGTCGGCCGCCGGCTTCCAGCTCAAGGGCAGCGGCTGGTACGCCACCGACTTCAAGGGCGGCGCTGCGCCGAGCGCACCCGCCCCGGCGGCGGCGCCGCCCTGCGCCGGCGGCAGCGGCGCGTGCGCCTGCCACTGA